In Magallana gigas chromosome 1, xbMagGiga1.1, whole genome shotgun sequence, the sequence aattgtatttatctCATACTGTGTACTGTGGtttcaatattcgttgaatacgaATTTTCAAGGATTTCTTTACTGATCTCATTCATAAATTGAAGAGGTTTAGTGGATCAAGaaacaataaataatacaaCTTGTATTTATTAGATCATTGGCAGCAGTAAATTTACTTATCCTTTAAACGAAATTCGCGAAATATGATGAACAATAACTTTGTTGAAACCACAATACAAACACATTAATGTGTTCTTTTCTTGcatgatttatatatttacaaagatTCATAGTTTTAAAGCCTTAACACAGATAACTATGACAATGGccaaaacatttgttttgtagcTTCTATGATATTTGTTTCTTAACCATTCATTctgtataaatatttcatcacaTATTACGTAGCTTTGAGAGATTATTCAGTGAGACTGTATATTATCAATTTGGTTTTTTTCCCTGTGATATAGGAATTTTTCCTTTATAAGAATAGCTTAATAACATTACTCCAATTAAGCGAGAACGAGCATAAgtctatatttaacaaaaattacttataaataagtttaaatAATTTGGTGACTATAAAAACCTGCCGGTCAAACCAATGACTGAAAATATAAGACAAATATTTATTGAcgaaaatgcaaaacaaaaaatcaatgcagtctgatatatttgaataatttttcatttttttccttttttcgcAACTTGCTGCATCTtcatcctgaaaaaaaaaaacaaattttaaactatGTTTATTAACTTTTCACCTGTAAAACGATAACATATGTCGCAAAACAAATTTTAGCGCCTGTTGCGCAACTTCCCCCAGCGCTAAAATGTATATGTTATGTATTCGCTCTAATTAATGTTTCCGAACAATTTCTTCAGTCCCTTTTAACTACTTAAATGTGTTCTTTTGTAATTTCAGATGGTCCATTCTATTTGTTTATACAATCGTACAAGTGAGttgccaataaaaaaaaaaatattgattgacaaATCCAATTTTATtgcttaatatttacatttttaactgtctttgtctgtgataacattacgaatttttgaaccctaaaacccaataacttcataaaacatgagtgatacaaaatgggcgtgtcttatagcataaccgagaCACGGTATTGGCTGTGCtgcaagttgttttttttttctcccgtTAAGTCTAGGAAATCCTCTTGCTTTTTTTAAAGTCGAGATATcaaattcaaagtccgataactcaGACTTGTTTACTGACAACAAACAGAGCATCGCCGACAAATGACGATTGACTATGGACAAAAAACAAGTTGATTGTCTCTATCAACAGCTACCCGCGTGTGTGAGTTACAAAAGAAGGGCTATTTGTTGATGTGCTAATGTACAGAATTAAATCCAAGCGTTGTGTTGATCAAACATTTcgtttttattcttttgaaatttatttgcgCCAACATATAAACACTTGCTTTTGCACTTATATACGTTTGCACCAATTATTCTAGTTTTTCAGTAccttacaaattgaaaaaaaattgaagagatTGCTCAGCAAAAGGTAttcgaaaaataaaaataaaaacccctTTAGAGATGATTGTAAACATTCTTCTTTATACCGGGGGTATCTAATTTTGACTTACCACAGCTTACTCCAGCATCCTCAGTATGAGCACAGTTGTGATGACCGAGTTCAGCATGGGGACATTTAAAGAGGTCGGGCTCGGACCCTGTACAGCGTAAGTCGTCATACACTATAGTTCCGGTTCCTTGTCCGAAGTTTGATCCGCTGAAAGCCTGTGCATTAGTCctacagataaaatatttttatactgtCATTAATAACGTTTATTTTCTACACTGTTTGCCTTCAGTTTGGTTAAATTGGAAAAATGATCGGAAAATATTATTCCTATGATATTTTCAAATCCATTAGTAACTAAGATTGATGATTCTTATATCATTTTTGAACgtcttgttctttttttttttcttctttttctcttcttttactatataaattattcatttatttattttctgctGCTTCTTTacaacattaaaaaacatttaattttgttagtatttaatttatttttttcttagttaATAGTATATATTTTTGCATGCATTCAAATGATAATGGTGTTTTCTAACGTGCTCTTTCCAAGCATCCGGCAGACAACTCTAGCTTCCTCTATTCCAAAATCGTCATCACAAACAGTTCCCCAATCTCCAAGGAATCTAATCTCTACCCTACCGAAGTTGGCATCTCCGCCGGTTAATCTTATACCTGAAATATATTTGGttaaaaatgttcaagtttattttttagAGTGCAAAGACAAGTGACAAGATAACGATGCCATTTGTTTGCATGACAGCCCGGTATCTCTGCTGGATATTTGATAGTCATGCCACATGCTCTAACGTTAACGTGCACAACTGATTGGACAAACAGGTTGACAATAATGTAATCCTTTTATACCAAAAACACTTTTGCCAAACTTTAggagtttttaataaaaatatcgaTTATTTGTAGATAATCATTGACAAGAGataaagaaagagaaagaggaaaaattgtatacatgcatatttgcgTTCAGAGCGATATATAATGTAAACCCCAAAAAAACCtggaaatatataataaaaaacaaatgagAATAAACTTGCCAGTTGGTTTTAATATTCCTATAAGGGTGTCATTTAAATGCTGCAGCCTAGCCTTCAGTCCTGCTATCTCTATCCCTGTCGCTTTATGCTCTGCTAAAATCAGGCCTTCAATCCGTTGTACATCTCCAAATTCCTTTGCAGTAAGATTCGTGATCTCACTCTGCAGTTCTTTGTATACCttcataattgttttatttgtagtGCTTCTTAATTCTGAAAGCTCCGAATTCAATTGATCCAACTCTAGGAAAATCGTCCTGTTTGTCTCTTCATCTCGAATCTTGTGATTCTGTTGAGTCGTGGTTAAGAATTGGACGGAATTTTCCAAGTTTTCCAACCAAGTTTTGACGGCCTGAAACCCAGTCTGGTTGTTAACATCCACTAGCGCTTGTTGGGATTTCAGAGCTTGGATTTCTTGCTCTTGGCTTTGGAGTAGGACTCTGAGATCAAACACCTCCTGCACTAGGTATGAGAGGGCGGCATCTTTGTCAGGCGGTGCTAGGGTCATGTTTGGCGTTGGGTGTCCAGGGACTAAAAAGCTGACACAAGAGGTAACAAGACACAGGAAAAACAGCATTCGCACATTTAGAGCGTGTACATCCATTTTCGCAAATGGTCCTTTCGTTTCAGATTACTTGAACTCAAACCAAGACCAGGAAGTACTAGAGATAAGCGGATGAAATTACCCCATACCTGGTTCCAAGAGTTACCGCATACCTAGTTgctacatttttttctttgcatagCTTTTAACCTAATGCAAATTTATCAGAACATAGATAACATCATTATAAATGCCTAGTACATGTTGTAAGGTTGTCTTTTTCTGGCATTACTCTGTATGCTAGACGATCTGTGGATTTAGCTGAAGGATCATTAAAGACATTGGCTATACCGTTGATGTGATTAGCTGTAATTCTTCCTGCACCATGCAACGTATAGAAACTTAAgtatttcattacattttttttggacggcaatgaatatatatatatatatatatatatatatatatatatatatatatatatatatatatatatatatatatatatatatatatatatatatatatacagcacttgtaaaaagaagaaatgataaaattggtAAAGAAGAACCATGCATGGGCCTGTAAAAACATCGTTGACTTTAGCTTAATAGTTTGAGATACAGTTTTCATGTGAATTTGAAGTGTATTCCCCACGGATGTTGTTTTGACATAACACTGAAATTTTAGACAATCGTaggtaatttataaaaaaaaatgtgcgtaaATACAGTTGTACCTTATTGAAGACACGCAGTGGATGATTGTATTAGATTGGAATTCGTAATCAAATTCTGGCTGATTTTAAAGCCccctggggtttttttttgtataactgtgggatttgttttttattgttttccgtaTGCCTCACCTTTTGTGGATTTAGTGAAAATCGCAGTCTCAAGAATACGTGAATACGTGACCAATGATCGTACTAGAGAGGACATTTGATTTAGCGAATTAGATCTAACTGAACAAAAATTTACACAAGGCCTTTTTTATTAGATAATTCATGGAATGAAATGTACAACAAGAGAATGATTTTGAGAAGTCAACATTTACAGTAAAGAGCTTTCAACTTCATATTTAATCGAATCCCTCTTGCATTTTgagagaaacatttttttttaatggagcAGCATTTTCTGCCATGATACTAGTTATAATACgaaattacataattatgaaaGGTTCTAAATCTCAGTTCAAATGCTAAAAGctcataaaaacaattattattgCTATTCTTTATATGCCTAAATTGTACATAAAACTCTTATTTACCTTGTAGTGACGAAATAGTTTGTGGTCAAAACACTGAAATTTCATGTATTTATGGAGCAATTCTTCTTCAATAGATTCAAATGTTAAGAAACTCGCCATATCTAATATTCATAGGATTTattgacattttcaatatttactcaacagaaacataaaaagatacattaaaaTTACATATTCAATTTAGATTAATTACAggttttcttcttcttcaaaGAGCTTTATCCTGTAATGGATAAACAATTTtcgattatacatgtatatgcatagtatgtcattatttatttttcaacagtTTATAGATACAACAAATCCTGAAAGGTAATTATTTCACATGTGCGATATAATCATAGATAGCAGTCAatacaattatcaaaatatctaatTATACAAATAGTCCATTAACTTAAAGATTATTGTTGAAGAATTTCCTTACCACATTTAACTCCAACATCTTCATCATGTCCACAATTATCGAAACCTTGTCCAAGATGATGGCAATTTGATAATTCCGCTTCAGATCCCGTGCAGACCACATCGTCATAAACAATAGGTCCAGTTCCTGCTCCGAAGTGTGCGCTTGAATATGCCACGGCATTTGCACTGTCATTTGAAAAGCAAAGTTAACAAACAAAACGATactttgaaatatacatgtataataatttaatagCGTGAACTTTGGCTTATTTTATTacagtcataaataaaaaaaaaaaaagataaaacaaatgaaaatatcgtATACATAATAAgttattgatattaattttcatcATAATTTAACCGACAATACAAATATTTACGTGCACAGACCCATGCCGTCGTATGCAACATATGTAGATCTAATGAAGAAAACATCAATTGAAAGCCCAATGGGCATTCTCTTAATAATTTTCTGAACTATCAACCGAGCTACTATGGCCACCATAAGGTTTGAGAAGCTACTGCAGTATTATGGAAAACCCTTATATAACACCGGTTTCAGCAAGTTGAGCTTAATACAATGTTATAAACAATATTGTGGAACTATCCGTTTCAATAAAGATGTTTAACAAtttaaccaaaaacaaaaacaaaaaaacgatGTTCTTACGTGTCCTTTCCGAGCATTCGACATACAACCTTAGCAGCATTGTTATTAAAATGGTCGTCACAAACAGTCCCCCATTGCCCATGGTATAGAACCTCCACTCTACCAGAGCTTGTATCTCCGCCGACTAGTCTAATTTCTTGAATTAAtggttcaaataattaataggttggaaaaaaaacatttagacgcttttttatactttttatcaCGTACATAAGCACATTTAATAAGAACActcctgcgaatgttattgtcatttaaattttagactaCGTGGTTTTATTCGACCCTTTCAGTATCGCAGTTGAAATTgcgcctcgtgtttatagtccaTTTCATAGAGTCTAGGTTCTTGTagtcaaatttaaaatctagaggtttattgattttaaactttttcttcattaattggtggataaaatgtgttctagaaataaatgtgacaatacaaaaaatagtttttgtctgctgttgcaacaattaacatgcttagtagagaTCCCCCTGAGGATTAgatttcgatccgcgcctgacctagtaatagcatcaatagtgaaacagactatactattttattcagaatgttccttgaaaagtttttatggaaaacaaacacccattatttttttaaacaacgtATTGctcaccacaagcatcaaacacggctatgattttattaagcaacccaatgtttatattttcaaccactctacacgtggttgaacatgaacgataactctgttctgaatattatcgtttaatataaatatataactaCTAGATGGTGAATTAAGACATACATCTTcaaagattttcatttttaaacataattcaaAGTaagatttgatataaaaaacgaccagtacttgcgtattttgagaatattatctgAACAATTATACTTCCGCtagaaatttcacaggaactgaacaaatctcggtgaagtctcgtggactttcattcgagcacctctggatttattacatacttagcaacgataaggaaaacattccgaacacattcgcaggggtgaaaaATTAATTGGTTGGAGGCGAAGAATGTAAAGAGACTTACTTAATAAAAAGTCCACGGCATTTTGTAACGAGTTCGAAACATTCTGAAGATGAATCTGCTGAAATATTGCCATTTCCGATTCCAATGTAGTAAGGTTTGTCTGATGTACTGATAGAATGCCTTCGAGGCGGTTGATGTCTGCAGACTCGATATTTGTTAAATTCATGATCTCTTTATGC encodes:
- the LOC105329171 gene encoding deleted in malignant brain tumors 1 protein, which codes for MDVHALNVRMLFFLCLVTSCVSFLVPGHPTPNMTLAPPDKDAALSYLVQEVFDLRVLLQSQEQEIQALKSQQALVDVNNQTGFQAVKTWLENLENSVQFLTTTQQNHKIRDEETNRTIFLELDQLNSELSELRSTTNKTIMKVYKELQSEITNLTAKEFGDVQRIEGLILAEHKATGIEIAGLKARLQHLNDTLIGILKPTGIRLTGGDANFGRVEIRFLGDWGTVCDDDFGIEEARVVCRMLGKSTTNAQAFSGSNFGQGTGTIVYDDLRCTGSEPDLFKCPHAELGHHNCAHTEDAGVSCG
- the LOC136275727 gene encoding uncharacterized protein, whose translation is MSFQAALTLFILCTITGNSALLFHGDNIPGQTTTLGPLGKDATLSLLVKNVLDLEARVRSQEQEIQTLKNQKASDDNVTAITLNKLMSEYIDIKTAFGLIKQEFDRNNNQTGLQTLKTRLDNMAQSVRYLTLSLQGHEIHNEEMNMTIHREFNHLNAKLLNEIQALHKEIMNLTNIESADINRLEGILSVHQTNLTTLESEMAIFQQIHLQNVSNSLQNAVDFLLKIRLVGGDTSSGRVEVLYHGQWGTVCDDHFNNNAAKVVCRMLGKDTANAVAYSSAHFGAGTGPIVYDDVVCTGSEAELSNCHHLGQGFDNCGHDEDVGVKCGKEILQQ